GCTCGCCCTCTTCTCTCTATCCCTGATCCAAAAAAACAATTGGAAGTGGGACAGAAAGTGATCGCAGAAGGATGGAATGTCAGAGAGGTAGAGAACTTTGTTTCTAACCTTTTACATCCGGATAAAAAATCAAAGCCCTCTTCTTTTGCTGCTGATAAACGAGATGCAAGTATTGTAAAGCTAGAATCCAAACTCAGAAACAAATACAGTTCTAAAGTGGAAGTGGCTCACAATGAAACGAATGGAAAAGGTAAGATCGTTTTTTCTTACGCCAACTTAAATGACATGGAAAGAATTTTAGAGCAACTCGGTGTGAAATTGTAATTTCGCCAATCGTTCATACAATTCACTTTTTCGAATGAGTTCGTCATGGGTTCCGACGGACTCAATCTCCCCTTCCTTAATCACAACAATCTGATCTGATTTCACAACTGTAGAAAGTCGATGAGCAATCATAATGGTCGTTCTTTCTTTCACTAAAAAATCTAAAGCTTGTTTGATCATTTGTTCCGATTCGGAATCAAGAGCGGATGTTGCTTCGTCCAACAAAAGAATTCTTGGGTTACGAAGTATGGCCCTTGCTATGGCAATCCTTTGTTTTTGTCCCCCGGAGAGTCTTGTTCCTAAATATCCTAAATTGGTTTCGTATCCATCAGGAAGTTGGCTCAAAAATTCTGTGACATAGGCACTGGTTGCGGCATTCTCTATTTCTTCAAAACTTGCGTTCGGTTTTCCATAGGCAATGTTCTCTCGTAATGTTCCACTAAAGAGAATGGGCTGTTGCGGAACAAATCCGATGAGGGAACGTAAATCTTTTAATGTTAAATCTTTCAGGTCTACACCTTCGATGAGAATCCTGCCTGCAGTGGGATCATAGAACCTGAGGATGAGTTCAAAGAGTGTACTTTTTCCACCACCGGATGGACCAACAAGAGCTGTGGTTTTGTTTGCAGGAATTTCTAAGTGAATCCCTCTGATGGCTTTCTGTTCTGGTCTTGATGGATAAGAAAACTCTAAATCTTCTAAATTGATTTTTAATCCTTTTTGTTGAGAAGTAGCTACATTCAAGTTTCCATTTCCTTCGTTTGGATGTAAAACCTCGAAGATTGATTTTGGAAATTGTGAATCTTTAATTTCTGATTCCGATAAAAGAAGTTCCATCAACCGTTCTGTGGCACCAGCGGCTCTTTGCAAATCTCCGAGAACTTCGGAAACTGCACCGACACTATTGGCAACCATGATCGCATAAAAGGAAAATGCTATGAGTTCCCCGCCAGTAATTTTTCCTTCCAGTACATCTGTTCCACCGATCCAAAGCATCACACTGATTCCTGTTAGGATGAATAAAATGACAGCACCGATAAGGAGCGATCTTTGTTTGATACGAGCCACTGCTACATCAAATGCCGCTTCTACTGTGTGTGAAAATTTTTCAATGTCTTCCTCTTGGTGGTGGAAAGACTGGAGGATTTTTATATTGAGAAGGGATTCACTGACATAAGTTCCAATTCCTGCAATTTTGTCCTGAGTGGTGCGAGATAAATTTCTAACTTTTTTTCCATAGAACAAAATGGGAAACACAATGAAGGGAACACTTAGGAGAACAATCATTGTGAGTTTTGCATTTGTAATAAAAAGAAAAATAATTCCCCCTACAAACATCAAAATATTCCGAAGGGCAATGGATGCGGATGATCCAATTACCGTTTGGATGAGTGTAGTATCGGTTGTGATTCGTGATTGGATTTCACCAGGTGAATTGGTTTCAAAAAAACTTGGATGGATAAAGATGATATGTTTGAACACGTCCTTTCGGATATCAGAGGCAACCCTTTCTCCAATCCAAGACACTGCATAATGACGAATGTATGTTCCGATCGCAAGAAAGATTCCCACTAAAATAATAAAGGCAAGTGAGTAACCTAATTCTTGTTTGGATCTAGCAGTAAATCCAGCATCGATCAAATGACGTAAACCCTGGCCGAGGCCTAGAGTCACCCCTGCCGTAAAAAGTAAGGCAAAGGAGGAAAGAGCCATTTGGAGTCTGTATGGTTTTAAATATGAAAATGTTTTAGAGAGGACACGAAGATTTTTTGACTTAGGTCGGTCGGGAGTTTGCAAAGATTTATCCTTTTAGATCAATAAGTAGACCTCTGATTTCATCTAATTGTTTCAAAATCACAAACGCGCTGTTGTTGGGAGAAAACATTGTTTTGGCGAGTAAATCCAATTTTTCATCCATGACCTTTACATAACGTACGTCTTTTTGGTCATTTCGTCCCCGTTGCGGAGCTTGCATGACCTTGTAGTTTTTTTTCAAAATTAGTTCTGCGATTTGTTTTATATGTTTTTTGTAAGATTCGAGATTTTTGTGATTTGGATCTTTGATAAGATCTTTTTCCAAATCGGGTAAATCTTTCCAAAGTTCGTTTAGTTCCCTGGTTTCTTCTTTTCCTGCGGGAACAATGGATTCTAAAATTTCTAAAAAACTTTGTTTGGATTCATCAACTGACCCAAGAGAACCGTTTAGTTTTTCTTTGGATCCTTTTTTCGTTTGAGTGGATACCGACTTAGGGTTGTTGTTTTGGATGATCATAAACCCACCTAGTGACGAGTGGGATTAATTGTGCATTTTCCGTGAAACACTACACCTTCTTCTACGATGAGGCGAGGAGTGACAATGTCTCCTTCCAATCGACAGCTAGAAAGTAATGTAACTCGTTCTGTTGCATAGATATTACCGCGAATTTCTCCACCGGCAACAACCACTCGTGCTTTGATATCTGTATCGACGATTCCAGATTTTCCTATAAGTACCTTTCCGGTAGTTTCGAGAACTCCTCGAAATTTTCCATCGATACGAATGAGGCCAGGGAACTTAAATTCACCGACGAACTCGGCTCCTTCCCCAATGATGCTATTAACTAAAAATTCTTCTTCTATAGATGGATTGGACATTATTCTTGAATTTGGTTGAGAAACGAAAACGGATTCAACGCTTGGGTACCAACATGTACTTCATAATGAAGATGGTAAATCGGATTTTCTGGTGATTTTCCAACATAACCTAAGATGTCACCCTTGGAGAGTTTTTCATTTTTCTTAACACGAATTCTATCGAGGTTGGAGTAGATTGTTTTCCATCCGAACCTGTGTGATAATTTTACGTAGTAACCAGTGGCTGGTGAATATCCAGTATCAAAAACAATTCCAGGAGCAGTTGCGATGACTTCAGCACCAGGAAAAGATCCGATGTCGAGTCCTCTATTGAATTCTTCTTTTCCAGTGACTGGAGAAATGTATTTTCCAAAAGGAAATAATACATAACCTTTTGTTGGCCAAATGGATGGAGTATTTCGAATGATACTCTTTCTTTTTTTGATGAGTTTGATGATTTCTTCAGAAAGTTCTGAGGATAATTTTAAATTGTGAATGTCTTCTTTGATTCGGAAAGATTCATCCGTGATGTCAGACTGAGGTGTTCCTTGTAATGCGAGGAATTGTCCCGCTTGTCCACCCATCCCTTTGGAAACGCGAGAAGGATCCCCACCGAGTTTGATATAGAGGTTAGAAATTCTTTCGTAATAGTATTGGATGGTTTCGTGAAGAGAGTTAACCTCTTCTTTCATCTTTGAAGATTGTCTGATAAAGTCTTTGTTTGTTAAATTGAGTTCTGTGAGTTGGTGAATGGATCCGCTATGAGAAAGAACGTTCACAGCACTGATCACAAGAAGTACCACCATAATTCCAATAAAGATGGAAATGGCTTTGTAGGAGATGACAAAGTTAATCGTTTTTCGATCGGTGTGAGGAATGACCATAATTGTCAGACGTTCACGACCTTTTTTGTCAAGATCCTCGTAACGTTGGGATAACTTAAGCTTCCATTCCTGGACTTTATACCTTAACCGGTAAAAAATTAGATGTAGTCTTTGTTTTGCTTCCACGTTCTTTATTAGCCTTCGACTATTTAAACAAAAGTTAATGCACCCACTATATCTTTCGATTGAATTTTCATTTTCATCCAGTGGAAATTACAAATCTTGCTATTTATGGGATATTCAACCATTGACACTCATTGCCACTTAGACATAATTCGGGAACAAGGCCAGGAGATTGAAGAAACTCTGGCGAAATCCCGAATTGCTGGTGTAGACCGCATGGTTCAAATCGGGATCGATTTACCCAGTTCGATAGAAGCCGTTCGTATTTCAGAAACACATTCGAAAGATGATTTAGAAATTTTCTATTCGATAGGTTGTCATCCTACTGAAACTCATGAATTTCCTAATGCGGATCAAATTTTAGATTTAGCAAAATCCCGAATGGATGATTCAAAATTTTCTGCGATTGGTGAGATTGGTGTCGATCTCTATCATGATGCGAGCACACGTTTGGCGCAGAATGAAGTGTTACGTAAATTTCTAGAATTTTCTTCTGAAAATAAATTACCTGTAGTGATCCATTCTCGTGACGCTTTCGAAGATACATATGTAGCATTAAAGGAATATAAATCAAAAGCCTTTGGTGTGATTCATTGTTTTACTTATGATTATGAAGCAGCCAAACAGTTTGTGGATTTAGGGTATTATGTTTCTTTTTCAGGGATTGTAACTTTTAAGTCAGCAACAGATATCCAAGAAGCAGCACGAAAGATTCCACTGGAAACGATTCTAATTGAAACAGATGCTCCCTTTCTATCACCAATGCCTCATAGAGGAAAACGAAATGATTCTTCACATTTACCTTTTGTCCTCGAAAAAATGTTTTCTTTACGAACAGAAACCAATGCAGAAGTCGCAGATCGCATTTATCAAAATTCATTAAAATTCACACAAAGAAAGGCTTATCACCATGCTTGATATCAACCGTATTGTTCAAAACCCTGAAGAGTTACTTTCCACCTTACAAAAACGAGGTGTTGTCTCGACTGACATTGAAGCTAAAATTAAATCAATCTCTGAAAAACAACGAAAGTTAAAATTGGAAGTGGAAGACCTTCGCGCTGAAAGGAATCGAGTTTCTAAAGAAATTGGAATTCAGAAATCACAAGGAAAAGACATCACTGAAATTTCAGCTTCGATGAAAGGTGTTGGTGATCAGATTAAAGCCATTGAAGAAGAACTCACTAAAGAGGAAGAATCTTTACATGAACTTAATTTGGGCCTTCCGAATTTACTCGATCCATCTGTTCCTGAAGGAAAATCAGAAGCGGATAATGTCCT
This genomic stretch from Leptospira meyeri harbors:
- a CDS encoding ABC transporter transmembrane domain-containing protein, whose amino-acid sequence is MQTPDRPKSKNLRVLSKTFSYLKPYRLQMALSSFALLFTAGVTLGLGQGLRHLIDAGFTARSKQELGYSLAFIILVGIFLAIGTYIRHYAVSWIGERVASDIRKDVFKHIIFIHPSFFETNSPGEIQSRITTDTTLIQTVIGSSASIALRNILMFVGGIIFLFITNAKLTMIVLLSVPFIVFPILFYGKKVRNLSRTTQDKIAGIGTYVSESLLNIKILQSFHHQEEDIEKFSHTVEAAFDVAVARIKQRSLLIGAVILFILTGISVMLWIGGTDVLEGKITGGELIAFSFYAIMVANSVGAVSEVLGDLQRAAGATERLMELLLSESEIKDSQFPKSIFEVLHPNEGNGNLNVATSQQKGLKINLEDLEFSYPSRPEQKAIRGIHLEIPANKTTALVGPSGGGKSTLFELILRFYDPTAGRILIEGVDLKDLTLKDLRSLIGFVPQQPILFSGTLRENIAYGKPNASFEEIENAATSAYVTEFLSQLPDGYETNLGYLGTRLSGGQKQRIAIARAILRNPRILLLDEATSALDSESEQMIKQALDFLVKERTTIMIAHRLSTVVKSDQIVVIKEGEIESVGTHDELIRKSELYERLAKLQFHTELL
- a CDS encoding YaaR family protein; the protein is MIIQNNNPKSVSTQTKKGSKEKLNGSLGSVDESKQSFLEILESIVPAGKEETRELNELWKDLPDLEKDLIKDPNHKNLESYKKHIKQIAELILKKNYKVMQAPQRGRNDQKDVRYVKVMDEKLDLLAKTMFSPNNSAFVILKQLDEIRGLLIDLKG
- a CDS encoding bactofilin family protein, whose amino-acid sequence is MSNPSIEEEFLVNSIIGEGAEFVGEFKFPGLIRIDGKFRGVLETTGKVLIGKSGIVDTDIKARVVVAGGEIRGNIYATERVTLLSSCRLEGDIVTPRLIVEEGVVFHGKCTINPTRH
- a CDS encoding M23 family metallopeptidase gives rise to the protein MEAKQRLHLIFYRLRYKVQEWKLKLSQRYEDLDKKGRERLTIMVIPHTDRKTINFVISYKAISIFIGIMVVLLVISAVNVLSHSGSIHQLTELNLTNKDFIRQSSKMKEEVNSLHETIQYYYERISNLYIKLGGDPSRVSKGMGGQAGQFLALQGTPQSDITDESFRIKEDIHNLKLSSELSEEIIKLIKKRKSIIRNTPSIWPTKGYVLFPFGKYISPVTGKEEFNRGLDIGSFPGAEVIATAPGIVFDTGYSPATGYYVKLSHRFGWKTIYSNLDRIRVKKNEKLSKGDILGYVGKSPENPIYHLHYEVHVGTQALNPFSFLNQIQE
- a CDS encoding TatD family hydrolase, which encodes MGYSTIDTHCHLDIIREQGQEIEETLAKSRIAGVDRMVQIGIDLPSSIEAVRISETHSKDDLEIFYSIGCHPTETHEFPNADQILDLAKSRMDDSKFSAIGEIGVDLYHDASTRLAQNEVLRKFLEFSSENKLPVVIHSRDAFEDTYVALKEYKSKAFGVIHCFTYDYEAAKQFVDLGYYVSFSGIVTFKSATDIQEAARKIPLETILIETDAPFLSPMPHRGKRNDSSHLPFVLEKMFSLRTETNAEVADRIYQNSLKFTQRKAYHHA